One genomic window of Deltaproteobacteria bacterium includes the following:
- the xerD gene encoding site-specific tyrosine recombinase XerD, with product MDATLEQFYHYLSVERGLAPLTLEAYSQDLEGLRSFLMDRGRSTWDTVSVSDLQNFLAHLESQGVGPRSRARKLSAIRQLFRFLLREGQLQVNPLDWLDSPRLPRNLPRVLNLEEVDRLLAAPDPLTPLGQRDDTMLELLYATGIRVSELVGLTLRQLELRRGVLLVRGKGRKERLVPMVEQAVNKLQLYLAQTRPTLLRQQESPMLFLNRVGRGLSRQGFWKILKGYARQAGLPPDLSPHTLRHSFATHLLWHGADLRALQMMLGHADISSTQIYTHLHAARLQEIHRQAHPRP from the coding sequence ATGGATGCGACTCTGGAACAGTTTTATCATTATCTCAGTGTGGAACGGGGTTTGGCCCCGCTTACCTTAGAGGCTTACAGTCAGGACCTGGAAGGCTTACGAAGCTTTCTGATGGACCGGGGCCGCTCTACCTGGGATACGGTTTCGGTGTCGGACCTGCAGAACTTCCTGGCCCATCTGGAGAGTCAGGGGGTCGGGCCCCGCAGTCGGGCCCGCAAGCTCAGTGCCATCCGGCAATTGTTCCGTTTTTTGCTGCGCGAAGGTCAGCTCCAAGTCAATCCGCTTGATTGGTTAGACTCCCCCCGCCTACCCCGGAATCTACCACGGGTGCTCAATCTGGAAGAGGTGGACCGCCTGTTGGCCGCACCTGATCCCCTGACACCTCTGGGGCAACGGGATGATACCATGCTGGAACTGCTGTATGCCACTGGCATCCGGGTGTCCGAGCTGGTGGGGTTAACCCTGAGGCAACTGGAGCTGCGCCGCGGGGTATTGCTGGTGCGCGGCAAGGGCCGCAAGGAACGGCTGGTACCCATGGTGGAGCAGGCCGTTAACAAATTGCAACTCTATCTGGCCCAAACCCGGCCAACCTTACTGAGGCAACAGGAAAGCCCCATGCTATTTCTCAACCGTGTGGGCCGGGGCCTGAGCCGGCAGGGTTTTTGGAAGATTCTCAAAGGTTATGCCCGCCAGGCCGGCTTACCTCCGGATCTGAGCCCTCATACCTTGCGGCATTCCTTTGCCACTCATCTGTTATGGCACGGGGCAGATCTGCGGGCCTTACAAATGATGTTAGGACATGCGGACATATCAAGCACGCAAATTTATACCCATTTACATGCAGCCCGCCTGCAAGAGATTCATCGGCAGGCGCATCCGCGGCCCTAA
- the rlmB gene encoding 23S rRNA (guanosine(2251)-2'-O)-methyltransferase RlmB, whose product MSEIIYGVHPVLEALRQRGNIMEEVIVAKGAGGRWLGEIRNLARQHGVRFRIQERTVLDRLCQSSRHQGIMARRADYRYLSEAELLDRVGTPPDLALVVIADCLQDPMNLGNLIRSAHAAGALALVIPKDRAVGVTPVVAKAAAGALEYLPVSRVTNLTEVLKRCKEKGLWVIGAEAQSPQSLYEADLTGPLALVIGGEGSGLRPRVRRECDFLLAIPMAAPQLGSLNAATAGAIFLFEILRQRRQGR is encoded by the coding sequence ATGAGTGAAATTATTTATGGGGTTCATCCTGTATTAGAGGCCCTGCGTCAGCGCGGCAACATCATGGAAGAAGTAATCGTTGCCAAGGGTGCGGGTGGCCGCTGGCTTGGCGAAATCCGTAATTTGGCCCGGCAACACGGGGTCAGGTTCCGCATCCAGGAGCGGACCGTGCTCGACCGCCTCTGTCAGAGCAGCCGTCACCAGGGTATTATGGCCCGGCGGGCTGATTACCGCTATCTTTCTGAGGCTGAACTTCTGGACCGGGTTGGAACTCCACCTGACCTGGCCCTGGTGGTAATCGCCGATTGCCTTCAGGATCCCATGAACTTAGGCAACCTTATACGCAGCGCCCATGCCGCTGGGGCCTTGGCCCTGGTCATCCCTAAAGATCGTGCGGTTGGAGTTACCCCGGTGGTCGCCAAGGCCGCGGCCGGGGCTTTGGAATATTTGCCGGTGAGCCGGGTCACCAACCTCACCGAGGTGCTCAAGCGCTGCAAAGAAAAGGGATTGTGGGTGATAGGAGCTGAAGCCCAGTCCCCCCAAAGCCTCTATGAGGCGGACCTGACCGGGCCGTTGGCCCTGGTCATCGGCGGCGAAGGCTCGGGCCTCCGACCGCGGGTGCGCCGGGAATGCGATTTTCTCCTTGCCATCCCGATGGCGGCCCCGCAACTGGGGTCGCTCAATGCTGCTACCGCTGGAGCTATCTTCCTGTTTGAAATTCTCCGGCAACGGCGTCAAGGCAGATAG